In Dehalococcoidales bacterium, the DNA window AAACTCAGCGTATTGGACAGGGCTCTGATAGTCTATCGGAACCCTGACGACTTCTTATACGACAGTTTCCTGGCAGAAGAGGTAGAGAACCTGGGAGCGGTCAGCATCTACATATTGACCGGGATTGACACGTTTACACGAAATAGAGGAAAAGTATTAAAGTTTATCGGTGAGAACGGTAATGAGTCTGAAACTACTAACGGGGTTCAAAGGGCACGGGAAAACAGTACTACTGACTAAATTCCTGCACGACGATTATCGGAAAGGCAGGGACATCTATTCCAACTATGGGCTGACGTTTCCACATAAGAAGATTGATATCGGCTGGATGCTCGAAAATCCGGATCAGATGGTAGACGCTTCTATCGGCATTGACGAGGCCCAGACCTATTTTGACTGTCGGTGTTCCGGGACAAAGCGGAACCGGGTCTTCTCATACCTGATGCTCCAGTCGCGAAAGCGGGGTGTTGACATCTATTTCACCTCCCAACAGTTCGAGAATGTCGATATTCGTATCAGGCGCAATATCGACTATTTATACGAGTGTACTGCGTATATCATTGAAGACAAGCGGCTTAGAAAGGCCAACGTCCAGGAGATTGAGGCTGAGAAGATTGACCGGGTAGTAATTACCTTATTCAACTATACGAACAATAAGAGGCAGCGGTTCGTCTTCAACCCGAAGAAGTATTTCCCGCTCTACGATACGAACGAGTTTGTCGATATAATCGAATAAAAAATTATTTTGGGACGAATTCACGCCTGGCTAATAGCCAAAGCGCTTTCCTGAGGGAAATAGACGATTTGCACTTGGGGCACATCGTCTTCT includes these proteins:
- a CDS encoding zonular occludens toxin domain-containing protein, which gives rise to MSLKLLTGFKGHGKTVLLTKFLHDDYRKGRDIYSNYGLTFPHKKIDIGWMLENPDQMVDASIGIDEAQTYFDCRCSGTKRNRVFSYLMLQSRKRGVDIYFTSQQFENVDIRIRRNIDYLYECTAYIIEDKRLRKANVQEIEAEKIDRVVITLFNYTNNKRQRFVFNPKKYFPLYDTNEFVDIIE